The proteins below come from a single Paraconexibacter algicola genomic window:
- a CDS encoding TlpA family protein disulfide reductase, translating into MKRPAVPALVIAVAALLVGLLTYGLVAGGTDTTLDDAVARGDRPAAPEATRELPLNDGSGTRSLADERGKIVVLNFWASWCEPCKDEAPVLEKIHRRLSDAGKGMVLGALFDDAIADARAFEREFGLTYPSMRDVDSELYKGFGGTGVPETFVLDPAGRVTAVSRGQVSEAFLDEALRKLGA; encoded by the coding sequence GTGAAGCGCCCCGCCGTCCCCGCCCTGGTCATCGCCGTCGCCGCCCTGCTCGTCGGGCTCCTGACCTACGGGCTCGTCGCCGGCGGCACCGACACGACGCTCGACGACGCGGTCGCGCGCGGCGACCGTCCCGCCGCCCCCGAGGCCACCCGCGAGCTGCCGCTCAACGACGGCAGCGGCACGCGCAGCCTCGCCGACGAGCGCGGCAAGATCGTCGTCCTGAACTTCTGGGCGTCCTGGTGCGAGCCGTGCAAGGACGAGGCGCCGGTGCTCGAGAAGATCCATCGGCGGCTCTCCGACGCAGGAAAGGGCATGGTCCTCGGTGCCCTCTTCGACGACGCGATCGCCGACGCCCGCGCGTTCGAGCGCGAGTTCGGCCTCACCTACCCGAGCATGCGGGACGTCGACTCCGAGCTCTACAAGGGCTTCGGCGGCACCGGCGTGCCCGAGACGTTCGTGCTCGACCCCGCCGGCCGCGTGACCGCGGTCTCGCGCGGGCAGGTCAGCGAGGCGTTCCTCGACGAGGCGCTGCGGAAGCTGGGGGCCTGA
- a CDS encoding 23S rRNA (pseudouridine(1915)-N(3))-methyltransferase RlmH, which translates to MRITVLSVGRLRPPYADDVAHYTKLLGRYARLDLVEVREDEQVARRIPERAFVSLLALGGEEFDSVGFSRFLEQRRMSGRDLCFVLGGAFGSDLEEDARVDHRFSLGRMTLPHQLARVVLLEQLYRGHKILAGEPYHH; encoded by the coding sequence GTGCGCATCACCGTCCTGTCCGTCGGCCGCCTGCGGCCGCCCTACGCGGACGACGTCGCGCACTACACGAAGCTCCTGGGTCGCTACGCGCGGCTGGACCTCGTCGAGGTCCGCGAGGACGAGCAGGTCGCCCGTCGCATCCCCGAGCGCGCGTTCGTGAGCCTGCTGGCGCTCGGCGGCGAGGAGTTCGACTCCGTCGGCTTCAGCCGCTTCCTCGAGCAGCGCCGGATGAGCGGCCGCGACCTCTGCTTCGTGCTCGGCGGCGCGTTCGGCTCCGACCTCGAGGAGGACGCGCGGGTCGACCACCGCTTCTCGCTCGGGCGGATGACGCTGCCGCACCAGCTCGCGCGGGTCGTGCTGCTCGAGCAGCTCTACCGCGGCCACAAGATCCTCGCGGGCGAGCCCTACCACCACTGA
- a CDS encoding metallophosphoesterase family protein — protein sequence MHVAVLSDIHGNRHALEAVLAAVADGPAQEVWCLGDVVGYGADPDACCALVAEHARIALAGNHDLAVTGEIATDDFARGAGIAAEWTREVLAAEHLEWLRTLSAAGQRGGVGLYHGSPRDPVWEYVLSTLLAEMCLDAQAERVALIGHSHVALAFHRAEGEPATGASRKAGEEVDLTTGEWLLNPGSVGQPRDGDPRAAWLLLDLEGARATWQRTTYDIEGAQAAIRAARLPHSLADRLQYGQ from the coding sequence ATGCACGTCGCCGTCCTGTCCGACATCCACGGAAACCGTCACGCCCTCGAGGCGGTGCTCGCCGCGGTCGCCGACGGTCCCGCCCAGGAGGTCTGGTGCCTGGGCGACGTCGTCGGCTACGGCGCCGACCCGGACGCCTGCTGCGCGCTCGTCGCCGAGCACGCCCGGATCGCGCTCGCCGGCAACCACGACCTCGCGGTGACCGGGGAGATCGCCACCGACGACTTCGCGCGCGGCGCGGGCATCGCGGCGGAGTGGACGCGCGAGGTCCTCGCCGCCGAGCACCTGGAGTGGCTGCGGACCCTGTCGGCGGCCGGACAGCGCGGCGGCGTCGGGCTCTACCACGGCAGCCCGCGCGATCCGGTCTGGGAGTACGTCCTCTCGACCCTGCTGGCGGAGATGTGCCTCGACGCCCAGGCCGAGCGCGTGGCGCTCATCGGCCACTCCCACGTCGCCCTCGCCTTCCACCGCGCCGAGGGCGAGCCGGCGACGGGCGCATCACGCAAGGCCGGCGAGGAGGTCGACCTGACGACCGGCGAGTGGCTGCTGAACCCCGGCTCGGTCGGCCAGCCGCGCGACGGCGACCCGCGGGCTGCCTGGCTGCTGCTCGACCTCGAGGGCGCACGCGCCACGTGGCAGCGGACCACCTACGACATCGAGGGTGCGCAGGCGGCGATCAGGGCCGCCCGGCTGCCGCACTCCCTCGCCGACCGCCTCCAGTACGGTCAGTGA
- a CDS encoding 6-phosphofructokinase yields the protein MKKVAVLTAGGDCPGLNAVIRAIVHRFHDAGGEVVGLRLGYQGLAERAFLPLPLAAVSGFLTRGGTMLGTSAFDPTREPEGVERCRAALADEGIDAIIAIGGDHTMHISRKLVTEHGLPVVGVPKTIDNDIVGTDWTFGFDTAVHVATEAIDRLRTTAASHDRIIVLEVMGADAGWIAVHAGMAGGADAILIPELSLTVADIAAAIRKRHARGKRFSIVVVAEGALLRRDADDPGAQVLHEGGSGRYHFRRLGGIGEALALALEEELQVDTRAVVLGHVQRGGIPTSTDRILATRYGIAAAECALRGEFGGMVALRGGTYTTVPLADVHGIKTVDPETLRDLELLLV from the coding sequence GTGAAGAAGGTCGCGGTCCTGACCGCCGGGGGCGACTGCCCCGGCCTCAACGCGGTGATCCGGGCGATCGTGCACCGGTTCCACGACGCGGGCGGGGAGGTGGTCGGCCTGCGCCTCGGGTACCAGGGGCTCGCCGAGCGCGCGTTCCTGCCGCTGCCGCTGGCCGCGGTGTCGGGCTTCCTCACCCGCGGCGGCACGATGCTCGGCACCTCCGCGTTCGACCCGACGCGGGAGCCGGAGGGCGTCGAGCGCTGCCGTGCGGCGCTGGCCGACGAGGGCATCGACGCGATCATCGCGATCGGCGGCGACCACACGATGCACATCAGCCGCAAGCTCGTGACCGAGCACGGCCTGCCGGTCGTCGGGGTGCCGAAGACGATCGACAACGACATCGTCGGGACCGACTGGACCTTCGGGTTCGACACCGCGGTGCACGTGGCGACCGAGGCGATCGACCGGCTGCGGACCACCGCGGCCTCGCACGACCGGATCATCGTGCTCGAGGTGATGGGCGCCGACGCCGGCTGGATCGCCGTGCACGCCGGGATGGCCGGGGGCGCGGACGCGATCCTCATCCCGGAGCTGTCGCTGACCGTGGCGGACATCGCGGCGGCCATCCGCAAGCGGCACGCGCGCGGCAAGCGGTTCTCGATCGTCGTCGTGGCGGAGGGCGCGCTGCTGCGCCGTGACGCGGACGACCCGGGCGCCCAGGTGCTGCACGAGGGCGGGTCGGGTCGGTACCACTTCCGCCGGCTCGGCGGGATCGGGGAGGCGCTGGCGCTCGCGCTCGAGGAGGAGCTGCAGGTCGACACGCGCGCGGTCGTGCTCGGGCACGTGCAGCGCGGCGGGATCCCGACCTCGACCGACCGGATCCTCGCCACCCGCTACGGGATCGCGGCCGCCGAGTGCGCGCTGCGCGGCGAGTTCGGCGGCATGGTCGCGCTGCGCGGCGGCACGTACACGACGGTGCCGCTGGCCGACGTGCACGGGATCAAGACGGTCGACCCCGAGACGCTGCGCGACCTCGAGCTGCTGCTCGTCTGA
- a CDS encoding MOSC domain-containing protein, giving the protein MRQAPPPDGWSDRSAASLAACLATVLDVDTAAVAIDPFELDPGSGYLRGWLAERGLGLVPVDDPEGFGWAGPWIAAIPDHDPEAHRWVVVFGNPAPAGVVWDPLRPDRQDGPADELLEGYVIAQLAPRLEVKRRGRAAEPGTITAIVVAPDAGAPCVEVPHALAIPGRGLEGDRYAAGRGTFSRGTGYGRDITLVEEELLAVARVDGLPITPVQARRNVAVSGIVLDDLIGERFLLGTAECIGRRRCEPCAHLQRLGPPGILRALVHRGGLRADIVVGGEIAVGDLVVPKR; this is encoded by the coding sequence GTGAGGCAGGCCCCGCCGCCCGACGGCTGGAGCGACCGGTCCGCCGCGTCGCTCGCGGCCTGTCTGGCCACCGTGCTCGACGTCGACACCGCGGCCGTCGCCATCGACCCGTTCGAGCTCGATCCCGGCAGCGGCTACCTCCGCGGCTGGCTGGCCGAGCGCGGGCTCGGCCTCGTCCCGGTCGACGACCCGGAGGGCTTCGGGTGGGCCGGCCCGTGGATCGCCGCGATCCCCGACCACGACCCGGAGGCCCACCGCTGGGTCGTCGTGTTCGGCAACCCCGCGCCCGCCGGGGTCGTCTGGGACCCGCTGCGGCCCGACCGTCAGGACGGGCCCGCCGACGAGCTGCTCGAGGGCTACGTGATCGCCCAGCTCGCCCCGCGGCTGGAGGTCAAGCGCCGCGGCCGCGCCGCCGAGCCCGGCACGATCACCGCGATCGTCGTCGCCCCGGACGCGGGGGCGCCGTGCGTCGAGGTGCCCCACGCGCTGGCGATCCCCGGTCGCGGTCTGGAGGGCGACCGCTACGCGGCGGGTCGCGGCACGTTCTCCCGCGGGACCGGCTACGGGCGCGACATCACGCTCGTGGAGGAGGAGCTGCTCGCCGTCGCGCGCGTCGACGGCCTGCCGATCACGCCCGTGCAGGCGCGCCGCAACGTCGCGGTCAGCGGCATCGTGCTCGACGACCTGATCGGCGAGCGGTTCCTGCTCGGCACCGCCGAGTGCATCGGCCGGCGCCGCTGCGAGCCGTGCGCGCACCTGCAGCGGCTCGGTCCCCCGGGCATCCTGCGGGCGCTGGTCCACCGTGGCGGCCTGCGCGCCGACATCGTCGTCGGCGGCGAGATCGCGGTCGGCGACCTCGTCGTGCCGAAGCGCTGA
- a CDS encoding cytochrome c-type biogenesis protein, producing MRRLLALLALLVLLPVATAGAATPKTTLFDVEDEVMCTSCNVVLNVAESPQAYAQKEEIQRLIDQGLTKDQIKDRLVEQYGKRVLALPEGEGFDLAVYLVPLGVVLLLAGVVAVLVPRWRRNRDDADGPGADAGPELAPQDRARLDAELAAFDR from the coding sequence GTGCGCCGCCTGCTCGCGCTCCTCGCCCTGCTCGTCCTGCTCCCGGTCGCGACCGCCGGCGCGGCGACCCCGAAGACGACGCTCTTCGACGTCGAGGACGAGGTGATGTGCACCTCGTGCAACGTCGTGCTGAACGTCGCCGAGTCGCCGCAGGCGTACGCGCAGAAGGAGGAGATCCAGCGCCTCATCGACCAGGGCCTGACCAAGGACCAGATCAAGGACCGCCTCGTCGAGCAGTACGGCAAGCGCGTCCTCGCCCTGCCCGAGGGCGAGGGCTTCGACCTCGCGGTCTACCTCGTGCCGCTCGGGGTCGTCCTGCTGCTCGCGGGCGTCGTCGCCGTCCTGGTCCCGCGCTGGCGCCGCAACCGCGACGACGCCGACGGTCCCGGCGCCGACGCGGGCCCGGAGCTGGCCCCGCAGGACCGGGCGCGGCTCGACGCCGAGCTGGCGGCGTTCGACCGATGA
- a CDS encoding cytochrome c biogenesis CcdA family protein yields MTGALLPLAAQADTTVLAAFAVGFVSFISPCVLPLVPGYLSAVSGVSLNDIRTHEQGIGKVVWPAVIFCLSFTVMFVALGMTATGIGSTLRDNQDLLNRLAGGTIVAMGVFFLLTPFVTRLNAEWRPEALIQRAGAGGPVVAGLAFAVAWTPCIGPTLASILAAASTSDTVGKGGVLLAFYSLGLAVPFLITAVAFDRATTVFRWLRDRHLIVTAVSGVILIVMGLLILTGEMTRLNREAQDLLQAVGLDFIYSL; encoded by the coding sequence ATGACCGGCGCGCTGCTGCCGCTCGCCGCCCAGGCGGACACGACCGTGCTCGCCGCGTTCGCGGTCGGCTTCGTCTCGTTCATCAGCCCGTGCGTCCTGCCGCTCGTCCCTGGCTACCTGTCGGCGGTCAGCGGCGTGTCGCTGAACGACATCCGCACGCACGAGCAGGGCATCGGCAAGGTCGTCTGGCCCGCCGTGATCTTCTGCCTGTCGTTCACCGTCATGTTCGTCGCGCTCGGCATGACCGCCACCGGGATCGGCTCGACGCTGCGCGACAACCAGGACCTGCTCAACCGGCTCGCCGGCGGCACCATCGTCGCGATGGGCGTCTTCTTCCTGCTCACGCCGTTCGTGACGCGGCTGAACGCCGAGTGGCGGCCCGAAGCGCTGATCCAGCGGGCGGGCGCGGGCGGCCCGGTCGTCGCCGGCCTCGCGTTCGCGGTCGCGTGGACGCCGTGCATCGGCCCGACGCTCGCCTCGATCCTCGCGGCGGCGTCGACGTCCGACACGGTCGGCAAGGGCGGCGTGCTGCTCGCGTTCTACTCGCTGGGCCTCGCGGTGCCGTTCCTCATCACGGCCGTCGCGTTCGACCGCGCCACGACCGTCTTCCGCTGGCTGCGCGACCGGCACCTGATCGTCACCGCCGTCAGCGGCGTGATCCTCATCGTCATGGGGCTGCTCATCCTGACCGGGGAGATGACCCGGCTGAACCGCGAGGCGCAGGACCTGCTGCAGGCCGTGGGCCTCGACTTCATCTACTCGCTGTGA
- a CDS encoding M48 family metalloprotease, which yields MLRGRARFPLAVLAAVVVAQAAVLLLWPRDGVIDPDPVQLGSYFSAAQLDRAQDFRGPQQLLGLLALALQGVLLVVLARRSAWVARVVLPRLPTGPLRAAAVGGALLAVALRLVTLPVSAIGRERAIDVGLVTRSWPGWAQDVLLSTAITAAFAAFGAVVAVALMRRLPRAWWLAGTVGVVLAAAGYTFAGPAVVDPLFNDFRTLPAGPTRDDVLELARRADVDVGDVLVVDASKRTTAANAYVTGLGHTKRVVLYDTLLRRFTRDEVRLVVAHELAHVHHHDVPRGILFVLLVAPMGLLAVRRMTDELAPVPTSAAPATVAVLPALALSLAVVATSITWVSNQLSRRVEARADSYALQLTDAPRPFLSFERRLALRNVSDPDGGPRIVRFLLGTHPPVRERLGIGETYARERP from the coding sequence ATGCTCCGGGGACGCGCCCGCTTTCCGCTCGCGGTCCTGGCCGCCGTCGTGGTGGCGCAGGCCGCGGTGCTCCTGCTGTGGCCGCGCGACGGGGTGATCGATCCCGATCCGGTGCAGCTGGGATCGTACTTCAGCGCGGCGCAGCTCGACCGGGCGCAGGACTTCCGCGGCCCGCAGCAGCTGCTCGGGCTGCTCGCGCTCGCGCTCCAGGGGGTCCTGCTGGTCGTGCTCGCCCGGCGCTCGGCGTGGGTGGCGCGCGTCGTGCTGCCGCGGCTGCCCACCGGTCCGCTGCGGGCCGCCGCGGTCGGCGGCGCCCTGCTGGCGGTGGCGCTGCGGCTCGTGACGCTGCCGGTGTCGGCGATCGGCCGGGAGCGCGCGATCGACGTCGGGCTCGTGACGCGCTCGTGGCCGGGCTGGGCGCAGGACGTGCTGCTGTCGACCGCGATCACCGCGGCGTTCGCCGCGTTCGGGGCCGTCGTCGCGGTCGCGCTGATGCGCCGCCTGCCGCGGGCCTGGTGGCTGGCCGGGACGGTCGGCGTCGTCCTGGCGGCGGCCGGCTACACCTTCGCCGGTCCCGCCGTGGTCGATCCGCTCTTCAACGACTTCCGGACGCTGCCCGCCGGCCCGACCCGCGACGACGTGCTCGAGCTCGCGCGGCGCGCCGACGTCGACGTCGGGGACGTCCTGGTGGTCGACGCGAGCAAGCGGACGACCGCGGCCAACGCGTACGTCACCGGGCTCGGGCACACCAAGCGGGTCGTGCTGTACGACACGCTGCTGCGCCGCTTCACGCGGGACGAGGTGCGCCTCGTCGTCGCGCACGAGCTCGCCCACGTGCACCACCACGACGTGCCGCGCGGGATCCTGTTCGTCCTGCTCGTCGCGCCGATGGGCCTGCTCGCGGTGCGGCGGATGACCGACGAGCTCGCGCCGGTCCCCACGTCGGCCGCGCCCGCGACGGTCGCGGTGCTCCCGGCGCTCGCGCTGTCGCTCGCCGTCGTGGCCACGAGCATCACCTGGGTGAGCAACCAGCTCAGCCGTCGCGTCGAGGCGCGCGCCGACAGCTACGCCCTGCAGCTGACCGACGCGCCCCGGCCGTTCCTGTCGTTCGAGCGGCGGCTGGCGCTGCGCAACGTCAGCGACCCCGACGGCGGACCGCGGATCGTGCGCTTCCTCCTCGGCACCCACCCGCCGGTGCGCGAGCGCCTCGGGATCGGCGAGACGTACGCGCGCGAGCGCCCGTAG
- a CDS encoding saccharopine dehydrogenase family protein translates to MTDQAQDREHDVVVLGATGFVGRLTAAYLGTAAPEGTRIALGGRSREKLERTRAELGGRAADWPLVVADSLSDADMDRVAASTRVVATTVGPYAQYGLPLVRACAQHGTHYADLTGEVLFIRDAIDLHHEAARASGARIVHTCGFDSVPSDLGVHALHVHATRHGLGGLTDTTYVVKAAKGGVSGGTVASLRGQLDIAKADRTKRRIMVDPYGLSPDREAEPSDLGDERDPQGVVRDDALGGFLAPFFMGVINTRVVRRSNALLGYAYGRRLRYRELMLGGGLPLGPVKAGAIAGGLTALVVGLSLPPTRKLLDAVLPDPGEGPSEQDRENGFFAIDVHTTTSDGTRLVCAIRAPGDPGYKATAVMLGEAALSLALDGDALPPAAGVLTPATAMGTALTDRLRAAGHAYEVRAA, encoded by the coding sequence ATGACCGACCAGGCACAGGACCGCGAGCACGACGTCGTCGTCCTCGGCGCGACCGGATTCGTCGGGCGGCTGACCGCCGCCTACCTGGGGACCGCGGCGCCCGAGGGCACCCGCATCGCGCTCGGCGGACGCTCGCGCGAGAAGCTCGAGCGGACCCGCGCCGAGCTCGGCGGGCGCGCGGCCGACTGGCCGCTGGTCGTCGCCGACTCGCTCTCCGACGCGGACATGGACCGGGTCGCCGCGTCCACGCGCGTGGTCGCCACCACCGTCGGCCCGTACGCGCAGTACGGCCTGCCGCTCGTGCGCGCCTGCGCGCAGCACGGCACCCACTACGCGGACCTCACCGGTGAGGTGCTGTTCATCCGCGACGCGATCGACCTGCACCACGAGGCGGCCCGGGCCTCCGGCGCCCGGATCGTCCACACCTGCGGCTTCGACTCGGTCCCCTCCGACCTCGGGGTCCACGCGCTGCACGTGCACGCCACCCGGCACGGGCTGGGGGGGCTCACCGACACGACCTACGTCGTCAAGGCCGCGAAGGGCGGGGTCAGCGGCGGCACGGTCGCGTCGCTGCGCGGGCAGCTGGACATCGCCAAGGCGGACCGGACCAAGCGCCGGATCATGGTCGACCCGTACGGCCTCAGCCCCGACCGCGAGGCGGAGCCGAGCGACCTCGGTGACGAGCGCGACCCGCAGGGCGTCGTGCGCGACGACGCGCTCGGCGGGTTCCTGGCCCCGTTCTTCATGGGCGTCATCAACACCCGGGTCGTCCGGCGCAGCAACGCGCTGCTCGGCTACGCCTACGGGCGGCGCCTGCGGTACCGCGAGCTGATGCTCGGCGGCGGCCTGCCGCTGGGACCCGTCAAGGCGGGTGCGATCGCGGGCGGCCTGACCGCGCTCGTCGTCGGGCTGTCGCTGCCGCCGACGCGCAAGCTGCTCGACGCGGTCCTGCCGGACCCGGGCGAGGGACCGTCGGAGCAGGACCGCGAGAACGGCTTCTTCGCCATCGACGTGCACACCACCACGAGCGACGGCACGCGGCTGGTCTGCGCGATCCGCGCCCCGGGCGACCCGGGCTACAAGGCCACCGCGGTCATGCTCGGCGAGGCGGCGCTGTCGCTCGCGCTCGACGGCGACGCGCTGCCGCCGGCCGCCGGCGTCCTGACGCCCGCCACCGCGATGGGCACCGCACTCACCGACCGGCTCCGCGCCGCCGGCCACGCCTACGAGGTCCGCGCCGCCTGA
- the argS gene encoding arginine--tRNA ligase, translated as MTALADLHAAVRSAASAVADGAEGAAPDKASLERPKQADHGDFATNAAMVLTKALKRPPRDIAADLAQRLQDDLGDHVERVDIAGPGFLNVVLADAWFTAALAGVLAAGDGFGAGGADPVRDVNVEFVSANPTGPLHVGHTRNAAYGDALARILELRGHRVSREYYVNDYGTQVVKFGESVQARARGEEVPQDGYQGDYVAEIAAEIPGAADADPSELALAAVELMRSRAEASLRRFGVEMDTWFSERSLHEPAGDARVEAAFARLEEQGRTFRQDGALWLRTTEFGDDKDRVLERSTGEHTYFASDVAYYLDKLDRGFDLLIDVWGADHHGYMGRIHAVVDAFGGRREDFELLIMQFVQLRNGDDLTAMSKRRGTLVTLDDLVDAIGVDAARWYLLARSHDTQVELDLAAAREQSRENPVYYVQYAHARIASVLREQGEERVAAALAAVGTLDGVALHASERDLVKAVLDFPAVVAEAEERRAPHRIATYATELAQQFSAFYRDCSVKNAEPEELRSFRIALCVAAKATLARSLGLLGVSAPQEM; from the coding sequence ATGACCGCGCTCGCCGACCTGCACGCCGCCGTCCGCTCCGCCGCCTCCGCCGTCGCCGACGGCGCCGAGGGCGCGGCGCCCGACAAGGCGAGCCTCGAGCGCCCGAAGCAGGCCGACCACGGCGACTTCGCCACGAACGCCGCGATGGTCCTGACCAAGGCGCTGAAGCGGCCGCCGCGCGACATCGCCGCGGACCTCGCCCAGCGGCTGCAGGACGACCTCGGCGACCACGTCGAGCGGGTCGACATCGCGGGCCCCGGCTTCCTCAACGTCGTGCTGGCCGACGCCTGGTTCACCGCCGCGCTCGCCGGCGTGCTGGCGGCCGGGGACGGCTTCGGGGCCGGGGGCGCCGACCCGGTCCGCGACGTCAACGTCGAGTTCGTGTCGGCCAACCCGACCGGGCCGCTGCACGTCGGCCACACCCGCAACGCCGCGTACGGGGACGCGCTGGCGCGGATCCTTGAGCTGCGCGGCCACCGCGTCTCCCGCGAGTACTACGTCAACGACTACGGCACCCAGGTGGTGAAGTTCGGCGAGTCCGTGCAGGCGCGGGCGCGCGGCGAGGAGGTGCCGCAGGACGGCTACCAGGGCGACTACGTCGCGGAGATCGCCGCCGAGATCCCCGGGGCGGCGGACGCCGACCCGTCCGAGCTCGCGCTCGCCGCGGTCGAGCTGATGCGCTCCCGCGCGGAGGCGTCGCTGCGCCGCTTCGGGGTCGAGATGGACACGTGGTTCAGCGAGCGGTCGCTGCACGAGCCCGCGGGGGACGCCCGCGTCGAGGCGGCGTTCGCGCGCCTGGAGGAGCAGGGCCGCACGTTCCGGCAGGACGGGGCGCTGTGGCTGCGCACGACCGAGTTCGGCGACGACAAGGACCGGGTGCTCGAGCGGTCGACCGGCGAGCACACGTACTTCGCCTCCGACGTCGCCTACTACCTCGACAAGCTCGACCGGGGCTTCGACCTGCTGATCGACGTGTGGGGCGCCGACCACCACGGCTACATGGGCCGGATCCACGCGGTCGTCGACGCGTTCGGCGGCCGCCGCGAGGACTTCGAGCTGCTGATCATGCAGTTCGTCCAGCTGCGCAACGGCGACGACCTCACCGCGATGAGCAAGCGTCGCGGCACCCTCGTCACGCTCGACGACCTCGTCGACGCGATCGGCGTCGACGCGGCGCGCTGGTACCTGCTCGCGCGCTCGCACGACACCCAGGTCGAGCTCGACCTCGCCGCCGCCCGCGAGCAGTCGCGCGAGAACCCCGTGTACTACGTGCAGTACGCGCACGCCCGGATCGCCTCGGTCCTGCGCGAGCAGGGGGAGGAGCGGGTCGCGGCCGCGCTGGCCGCGGTCGGCACGCTCGACGGCGTCGCGCTGCACGCCTCCGAGCGCGATCTCGTGAAGGCGGTGCTCGACTTCCCCGCCGTCGTCGCCGAGGCCGAGGAACGGCGCGCGCCGCACCGGATCGCGACGTACGCGACCGAGCTGGCGCAGCAGTTCTCCGCCTTCTACCGGGACTGCAGCGTCAAGAACGCGGAGCCCGAGGAGCTCCGCTCGTTCCGGATCGCGCTGTGCGTCGCGGCGAAGGCGACGCTCGCCCGGTCGCTCGGGCTGCTCGGCGTCAGCGCGCCGCAGGAGATGTAG